AGGGCCAGGAAGGCCAGAACCACGATGCGGAACGGCGCGTAGAGCATGGCGCTGAGATTGCTCTGTGCCCCGAAGGCGAAGGCGGTCAGGCCGCACGCCCACAGGAGGCTGACAAAGAGGGTGAGACTCCAGAACAGCGCGCCGGACATCCCGGTGATCTTCATGATGCCTTCGGGCTTGACCTTGAGTGTGCTGAGATCACGTTTTGTCTCGGCAGGCTTTTCCTCGGGCGCGGTCGTTACGGGCGGTGTGATTTCGGGCGGTGGTATGATCTGGCTCTCAGGTGGCGTTTCATGAACGGGAGGCGCTTCAGGGAAGAACGGACGCAGACGCGGCTTGTAGTGGTAACTCGGCTGCGCTTCCAGCCTTGTCTCAGGCCGGACATCCGGCGCATCCAGAGGCGCATCAAGGATATCGCGTGCGCGCAAGGTTTCCCCGGCGATGCGGGCGGCTATGTCCATGTCTGATGTCGCCGCATCGTCTGACAGGCCATCCGCAGCCTTGAGGCGGGCTTCGGCCGATTTCAGTTTCGGCTCGGTCAGATTGAGCGGGGGGCGGCGTGATTTCATCCAAGTGATCCTGAAGCCGGACGTCTCCGGCTGCGAGCTTCCCATGCGGTGCGGGCGCTTGCGCATCCTCCATCGCGTGTCGGCATTTAAGATTTGAGCGGGTTTCTCCCTGAAGGAGAAAGTTATCGCCAACTTACGCTTTTAGCAAAGCTTTTTGTCGGACGAGGTTAGATTCACGACCTTTGGTCGTCATTCTTTGAGGCCGCGTGATTGTCCGACGGCATCACTGTTTCCTGCTGTGACGGGCTGGCTGACGCCGGGTCGGGGGCGTTCGTCTTTTCACCGCCGCCAAAATGCAGGAAGGCCGCCGAAATGATCAGGGCGATCAGGGCTGTGAGCATGTCAAAAAAAGACGACACAGGATCGAACCTCGGAAGCGGCGAATGAAGGCGGTAACCATGATCCGAACCGCGCCCCGTGGCAATCCACATGCGGGTAATTTATGTGTGCGGTTGCGGATTATTGTAGATTTGCGGCAATTGCACCACGCTGGTCGTGCGGATCGGCACCATAGGCATTATCGCCGACGTCACCGGTGCGGACCGCCAGGAACAGGATCAGGCCCCAGCACAGGGTATTGCTGAGGATGCCTATCATATTCATGATCCACAGAACAAAACCCGGCATGAATCCGCCGACGGCCAGCGAGGCGATCGCCATGGCGACCTGCGGGGCCAACAGCCAGAGCCATGTGGCTGAGCGGCCGGTATCATGCAGCCGCTTGATCAGGGCGCAGGCCAGCGGCCAGGTCAGCACGATCCACAGGGCGCTCAGGATCAGGGGCGCATCTAGCGCCGGCAGGGTGCCGAGGCCAAAGCCGATCACGAGCATGGTCAGCATGACAAGCGCGATGGCGCTGAAAAACTGCGTGCAGCTTATGCGGCCGGTCGGGGAAAAGAGAAAACCGATCATACAAAGCTCCATCCGTAGACCCCAAGCCTAAGCCGCCGCGGGGAGGCTGTAAAGCGTTTGTCGGGGGCTTCTTTTTTCGAAACCACAGGCTTAGGAAGCGGAAAAAGGCGCTTGCTGCGAGCGTATTGCCGTGATTCCATGCCTTAGTGGTTGGTCTGCAGGAGTAAGACATGCGCGGCAGTGATATCCAGACGGCGGGTCTGTTTTCTTATGTGAGCTGCGAAGCACGCGTCCCGACAAACCCTCCGCTGCGGTCCATCTGCGCGATTGTCGACGAGGCGTTGGAAGTTCTGTCCCCCTGATTTCGAGGCGATGTATTCAGCCATCGGCCGCCCATCGATCCCGCCGGAGAAGCTGCTGCGCTCCCTGTTGTTGCAGGCCTTCTACACGATCCGCTCGGAGCGCCAGCTGATGGAGCAGATGGACTACAATTTGCTGTTCCGATGGTTCGTCGGCTTGTCTATGGACGCACCGATCTGGGACGTCACGGTATTCACCAAGAACCGTGATAGGCTCTTGGTTGCCGACATCGCCGCCAAGTTCCTGGCCGCCTTGCTGAGCCAGCCGCGCGTTAAGGCTCTCTTGTCAGACGAGCACTTCTCGGTCGACGGCACCTTGATCGAAGCCTGGGCGAGCATGAAGAGCTTCAAGCCCAAGGACGAGACCGATAGTGGCGACGCTGACGGCAGCGGCTCTGGCGCTGAAGCGAAGCAGCCGCCAAAGGCCACCGCACGCAACTCCGATCGCGATTTCCACGGCGAGAAGCGCAGCAACGCAACTCACGCGTCGACCACCGACCCGGATGCCAGGCTTTATAAGAAGCCCCGTGGCCAGGCGGCCAAGCTTTGCCATATGGGTCACGTGACAATGGAAAATCGCAATGGCCTGGTCGTCGACGCCACGCTGACCCAAGCAAGCGGAACCGCGGAGCGCGAGGCCGCACTGGATATGCTTGGCCGCATGGAGGGGCGTCATCGCATCACATTGGCTGCAGACAAAGCCTACGATACGGCCGACTTCGTTGCCGCCTTGCGGGACATAAAGGTTACGCCACACGTCGCGCAGAACACGACGAACCGACGCTCGGCCATAGACGGTCGGACCACCCATCATTCCGGCTACGCCGTCAGTCAGCGCGTCCGCAAGCGCATCGAAGAAGTGTTCGGTTGGGCCAAGACCAGCGGCGGAATACGCAAGACACGCCATCGCGGAAAGGATCGCGTCGGCTGGATGTTCACCCTCACAGCCACCGCTTATAATCTGGTGAGGCTACCAAAGTTGCTGACGACAGCATAATCGCGCCCGTAATCCGACGAAAGAAGCCGGATTAAGACAAAATCGGCCGAGAAGGCCGCTGAAAAGGCCTTATCACGGCTCATCTTCGAACCGCCTAGCGATGATCGGTGGAAAAATTGGCGCTATTTCCGCAGCCTGTTAACGGTCAGAAATTTCGCAACTCGGTAAAGTAATTTCGTTCGGGCTTTGCCCATAAGGATTGGCCCCCGCCATGCCTGGCCAGAAGGTCAGCAGAAGGCCGGAGATCAGCACCGCTAGATTGCCGAGCGTGGAGAGATTGGAAAGGTTGATCATCAGGTCTTCGTTGGCGGCCAAAGCCGGGCCGCCGAACACGCCGATCAGATTGGGGGCGATACCGGCGAAGAGGACGAGCGCCAGCCAGGCGGTCAGGTCGACATCATGCAAGCGCATCGCCATCAGGCAGAACATGGCGTAGTAAAGCAGCACGGTCAGTACCATGGTCAGCCAGGTGACCGGCTGGTCGATCTTTGACATAAGTTCGTCGCTCACGGCGTCGGGCAGCATGTCGACGCCGAGCAGGATCAGCAGATAGATGATCTGGAACATCCAGAAATTGAGCGCGAATTGCAGCCGGTTGATCCGCCCGGACGGCGAAAAAAGGGCGTTGGCGCCGACAAGATACCTATGTTGGGCCATCACGCCGCATCCCCCGTTTGAGAGCAATGTCATCACAAAAACGGGCGCATGTAAATCCTAGCCGCGATGGCGTTCGCGTAAGGTTTCGAGCACGTTTTCCAGCTTGGTGTCGCGCGCCATCAACAGAACTTCGAGGTGATAAAGCAGGTCGGCGGCTTCGTTGTGCAGTTCGTCGAGATCACCGGCGCGGCCGGCCAGGGCCGTCTCCAGACCTTCCTCGCCAACCTTCTGGGCGATTTTGGCGACGCCCTTCTGCATTAGGCGGGCGGTATAGCTATCGGCGGGCGGCGCCTTGGCGCGATCCTTCACCACATGCGCCAGATGGCCCATGAAGCCGATACCCGGTGCGGTTTCGGTGCCAAAGCAGGAGGTGGTTTTGGTGTGGCAGGTCGGGCCGTTCGGACGAGCATAGACCAGCAGGGCGTCCTCGTCGCAATCGGTCAGGATGTGGTCGAGCTCAAGCGTGTCGCCGGAGGTCTCGCCCTTCTTCCACAGGCGGTTTTTCGAGCGCGACCAGAAGGTGACGAGACCGCCTTGCAGGGTGGCTTTCAGCGCTTCGGCGTTCATATAGCCGAGCATCAGCACCTGGAGCGTGTCGGCGTGCTGCACGACAGCGGGCACCAGTCCGCCTTCCTTGGCGAAATCGATCTGGTCGATATCCTTGATGGTCAGGGCGTTCGGCAGTTTGTGAGCTTCGGGCATGTTCATTCTCTTATACCTCCCCATCTCTGATGGGGAGGGGAACCGCGCCGCACATGCGGCGTGGTGGTGGGGTGTCTTGCTTACAGTCGTACCACAATTCCAGCGGCGCGAAGATCACGCTTCAAATCCGGAATGGCAATAATTTTCTTGTGGAACACACTGGCGGCCAGCGCGCCGGACACGTCGGCCTGGTTGAATACGTCCTCGAAGTGTTCCAGGGCGCCGGCGCCACCGGAAGCCACCAGAGGAATGTCGATCAGATCGCGCACCAGACGCAACTGCTTGATATCATAGCCCTTGCGCACGCCGTCCTGGTTCATGCAGTTGAGCACAATCTCGCCGGCGCCGCGCTGTTTGGCCTCGACCACCCAGTCGAGGGTGCGACGCCCCACCGTGCGGATCTTGTCCGGATCGCCGGAATACTGGTGCACAAAATAGTCGCCATCGGTTTCGCGGCTGTCGATCCCGACCACCACGCACTGCGAGCCGGCCATCTCGGCCAGTTCGTTGATCAGGTCAGGACGTTCCAGCGCCGGGGAATTGATCGACACCTTGTCGGCGCCGCTGTTCAGACATTTCACGGCCTGCTCAGCACTGCGGATGCCGCCGGCCACGCAAAACGGAATATCGAGCGCGCGGGCGATCTGCGACACCCAGTTGTAATCGACCGTGCGGCCTTCGCTGGATGCCGTGATGTCATAAAGCACCAGTTCGTCGGCGCCTTCATCACGGTAGCGCAGGGCCATATCGACGGCGTCACCGAGAATTTCGTGGCCGACAAACTGCACGCCCTTGACGACCTTGCCGTCCTTGACATCGAGACAGGGGATAATGCGTCTAGCCAACATGCTTTTTATCCAACATTGAGGGCCGCCTTTAAATCTATTAGACCTTCGTAAATCGCCTTGCCGACGATGGCCCCGTGCACGCCCAGTGCCTTGAGATCATACAGGTCTTCGACTGATTTCACGCCACCGGACGCCTGGATTTCGAGGTCGGGACGCTTTTTGCGCAGGGCCTTCATCAGGTCCATGTTGGGGCCCATCAGCATGCCGTCGCGTGACACGTCGGTAACCAGAATGCGCTGGGCCACGCCGAAGGGATAATAGTCGAGCACATCCCACAGCGAGATACCGGAGCCTTCGACCCAGCCATGCAGGGCGGCGTCGAAATCACCATCGGCCGTCGGCAGCACATCGAGCGCCAGGGTGATGCGGTCCTTGCCGAAGTCACGCAGCCAGCCGCGTACTTCTTCGGGGTTCTTTACTGCCGCCGAGCCGACCACGACCGCCGAGACGCCGGTATCAAGCAGAGTCTGGACGTGTTCGCGGGAGCGCACCCCGCCGCCGGTCTGGATTCTGGCGCGTGATGCCCTGGCCAGACGGCCGATCAGTTCGTGCTGCT
The window above is part of the Asticcacaulis sp. MM231 genome. Proteins encoded here:
- a CDS encoding DUF805 domain-containing protein — encoded protein: MIGFLFSPTGRISCTQFFSAIALVMLTMLVIGFGLGTLPALDAPLILSALWIVLTWPLACALIKRLHDTGRSATWLWLLAPQVAMAIASLAVGGFMPGFVLWIMNMIGILSNTLCWGLILFLAVRTGDVGDNAYGADPHDQRGAIAANLQ
- a CDS encoding DUF805 domain-containing protein is translated as MAQHRYLVGANALFSPSGRINRLQFALNFWMFQIIYLLILLGVDMLPDAVSDELMSKIDQPVTWLTMVLTVLLYYAMFCLMAMRLHDVDLTAWLALVLFAGIAPNLIGVFGGPALAANEDLMINLSNLSTLGNLAVLISGLLLTFWPGMAGANPYGQSPNEITLPSCEISDR
- the hisIE gene encoding bifunctional phosphoribosyl-AMP cyclohydrolase/phosphoribosyl-ATP diphosphatase HisIE, with protein sequence MPEAHKLPNALTIKDIDQIDFAKEGGLVPAVVQHADTLQVLMLGYMNAEALKATLQGGLVTFWSRSKNRLWKKGETSGDTLELDHILTDCDEDALLVYARPNGPTCHTKTTSCFGTETAPGIGFMGHLAHVVKDRAKAPPADSYTARLMQKGVAKIAQKVGEEGLETALAGRAGDLDELHNEAADLLYHLEVLLMARDTKLENVLETLRERHRG
- the hisF gene encoding imidazole glycerol phosphate synthase subunit HisF translates to MLARRIIPCLDVKDGKVVKGVQFVGHEILGDAVDMALRYRDEGADELVLYDITASSEGRTVDYNWVSQIARALDIPFCVAGGIRSAEQAVKCLNSGADKVSINSPALERPDLINELAEMAGSQCVVVGIDSRETDGDYFVHQYSGDPDKIRTVGRRTLDWVVEAKQRGAGEIVLNCMNQDGVRKGYDIKQLRLVRDLIDIPLVASGGAGALEHFEDVFNQADVSGALAASVFHKKIIAIPDLKRDLRAAGIVVRL
- the hisA gene encoding 1-(5-phosphoribosyl)-5-[(5-phosphoribosylamino)methylideneamino]imidazole-4-carboxamide isomerase — its product is MILYPAIDLINGECVRLAQGRFDAVTKYDSDPFKRLNLFNEEFAQWVHIVDLDGAKAGSPQQHELIGRLARASRARIQTGGGVRSREHVQTLLDTGVSAVVVGSAAVKNPEEVRGWLRDFGKDRITLALDVLPTADGDFDAALHGWVEGSGISLWDVLDYYPFGVAQRILVTDVSRDGMLMGPNMDLMKALRKKRPDLEIQASGGVKSVEDLYDLKALGVHGAIVGKAIYEGLIDLKAALNVG